Below is a genomic region from Culicoides brevitarsis isolate CSIRO-B50_1 chromosome 2, AGI_CSIRO_Cbre_v1, whole genome shotgun sequence.
tatttaaaaaattaaaatttaaaaaaatttaaaaaaaataaaaaaaaaataaaaaaaattttaaaaatatttaaaaaagtattaaaaaaaatttaaataaatatttaaaaaatttaaaaaaaatattaaaaaattttttttaaattttaaaaataattttaaaaaattaaaaaaaaattaaaaaatattttaaaaatttttaaaaatttaaaaaatatatttaaaaattttaaaaaaatattttaaaaattaaaaaaaaaaaatatgctcttaaataaaaattcgcataaaatcttcaatttacGAAACATAAAGTTCATACAAAAGGTTTTCCGTTTTTGATTACacaattttaagagatttacGGGTTTTAAGTTGCAAAATAATTGGCGTTGATGACTATTCTCACTCTCCTACgtgcaatttaaaataaaaaaaatcagttttaaatGCTTcacaatgattttttgttaataatttggCTACATTCTACTCAACAATTGAGACAATCTTTGTTCCTTATTCGATAAACacaattaaattgatataattttttggattttaacgacaaactaattaaaatgtgTCGGGAATGTGATTCTTACGTactaaaaagcgaaaaaaatgtacattaaagcttaaaaatatcgattcaaaatcaattttttgacatcttaAGGCAAACTATGCAAATCGTGCACTGTATAAAGTTCATGAACGCGATCGTACACTTGATCCGTGACTTGTAACATGTCAGGAAGAATCAAAACTGCCTTTTCGGGATCCGCACAAACTTTGTTGAGCAAATTGTTTTTCGTGGGCATTGCGTACATCGCCATCACAGCTCCCTTTTGGATCAACCATGGATGAAAATGGGCCAAAGTCTCGTTGTATGCCGTTCTACAGGCTGCACATGTATTTTCTTCGCCATCGAGTTCGGAGAGTCTTCGAAGGAAATCTCGCAAGAAATCTAATCCGCGATGTAGACGCAAGAGCGTTCGACTTCCGGagacgaaatttttcttttcaagcaAATCCGAGTCTCGTTCATGCATCATCATCGTCTTAACGGAGAAATATTTCTCCATTTCCATTTTCCGTAACTCCTCGAggatgtcaatttttgactttatgtCGCTCGAAACGAATCCGAAAACTGTTCCCATGGCagtgaaaaatctaaaaataaagggaaattttttttgggatgaGTCATGATGatgtcatttgaaaaaaaattaattcttacttGTATAATTCGAGATATCCTTTGATGTAAGCTTCAATTTGAACGTCTTCCTCTTCGTGCAAACACTCTTCGAAGCATTGTTGAACTCGGGCAAGATCAAATTTCTCACAAGACATTTTCGTTCCGTATGGCAATCGGTAATTATTTGATAAGCGAACACTTGAGCAAGTTGATATTGAGACAAGTTGATTGATTCTAAGGCTACGAAGTGCAAATAGCTACTTTTAACTATTTAAAAGCTCTCGAACTTTGAGATCTGTGTGAGATTTCTGATATAAAAGTCTAATGTCTACTGAAGAAAACAAAGAGCTAAAAGtcatcaaatgaaatttttcgaataatgtGAGCGCATTTCATTAtatcaaatacaaaaaattaaaacttatggaaattttaaatattttctccaaaaaaaaaaaattttaattttctctaaaaaaaaattttttaaataatttttctaaaaaaaatttttttttttgaaattttctctaaaaatttttttttaaaagttttctctaaaaaaattttttcttttcttttgaggacaaattgaaatttatgaaaatttaaaaaaaaaatcctctaaaaaaatttttttcttttttttgaagacagattgaaatttatgaaaatttaaaaaaaaatcctctaaaaaaatttttttctttttttttgaagacaaattgaaatttatgaaaattttaaaatttcattctctaaaaaaattttttttcgtttccttTGAAGACAAATTGAACATTAAGGagcaaattttctaaagtaaTGCTTTTGTTTGAACAGCTGATGTTACCGGAAATGAGATTttgttatcaatttcattcgtctcaaatagttttgactaaaattttattgattttttggagatttttctcgaaatttgacgaaaaatcacaaaaattctttgcaataatctttaaaactagaatttttattaaatctcgAATGAATTACAACATGTCCTGCGCTTAAAATCCCTCATCTGCGTACCTTTCGAATATcaattggagaaaaaaaaaatgcaattggTACTTTTTTGCTAcgttgattcaatttttctacaGGATTCTGCATGCTTCACGAATTGTACTTCCTTCatctctcattttttgtctACATTTTAAGTTAGTAATTAGCTGTTTTGTGTTTAAATTGGCGGCATTCCGGGCGTAAGTCCTGTGCCTGCAGCTCCGGGCCCAAGCAAGAGTTGTTTCTGTTCTGACTTTTGCATCTCCTCCATATTGGCGCGTTCCGTCTCGAAAATGACGGGAGCGAACAAAATCATCGAACTCGTAAAGAAGATCCAGGACGCGTTGCAGGTGAATTTGTACAAGCCTTTGATACTGCTAACCGTGAAATTGTTGACACTCGATGTCGCGTTTCGCACTGTTTCGGGAAACATTTCTGTTAAACCCCACAAACGTTCGCCCAAGGTTTCGTCGggttcctgaaaaaaataaaattttttgtgagaaaaaggaACAAGGACACTTGTGTAGCGCGTATTATTACATCATCGTAGTTTTCGGCTTCTTTAACCTCTTCCTTTGGCGATGACAAGtcctgtaaattaaatttgaattaaaaaattgacgaattttcatccaaaatccTTGAATAACTCACACTTTTTCTTTCAGGAGTCTCATCCTTGGATGCCTGCAATGCGAGAAATCgtgaagaaacatttttttagcaCATGCTGTTTATTGATCAACGCAGAGAGAGAAATTCTTACCATTCCGCTATCTTTATCGATTTTGTCGACAATCTCGATATCAGGATCAGAATCCATTAAATCACTCCAACTTGACACGTCCAACTTGCGGGAAATCCTTGAAAAATAGTCTCAAAATCACAACACGGAAAATTCACTGCGGAAAAACGACCCACGTTTCAATCACGAAGAAGCtttcggaaatttttgaaatgcgaATTGGgggatttatcattttcattcgtctcatgggTTTTGACAGTTGTAATGTTTTCTCtcgtacaaaaattaacagaagTTTATTTTCAGAGAAAAACATTACTTAAACGTCGgttgaaattgtgaaaaattcatgtttcgcaagttgaaatattttttttttcagtttcaatattttggcagttttgggttgcaaaaaaaattaaaaatgataaattagagccctttgacaaatttttatccatttggagcaagatttgacaaaaattgctttgacacagtttttgacatagtttttttgctcttgatttagtttttaaaacaaaactatgtcaaagaaaaaattttttttcagtttcaattttttggcagttgtaagttacaaaattattaaaaatgataaattagagccctctgacaaatttttatccatttggagcaaaatttgacaaaaattgctttgacacagtttttgacacagtttttttgctcttgatttagtttttaaaacaaaactatgtcaaaggaaaaattttttttcagtttcaattttttggcagttttgagttataaaatgattaaaaatgataaattagagccctctgacaagtttttatccatttgaagcaagatttgacaaaaattgctttgacacagtttttgacacagtttttttgctcttgatttagtttttaaaacaaaactatgtcaa
It encodes:
- the LOC134829910 gene encoding mitochondrial import receptor subunit TOM22 homolog; amino-acid sequence: MDSDPDIEIVDKIDKDSGMASKDETPERKSDLSSPKEEVKEAENYDDEPDETLGERLWGLTEMFPETVRNATSSVNNFTVSSIKGLYKFTCNASWIFFTSSMILFAPVIFETERANMEEMQKSEQKQLLLGPGAAGTGLTPGMPPI
- the LOC134830928 gene encoding ceramide-1-phosphate transfer protein; the protein is MSCEKFDLARVQQCFEECLHEEEDVQIEAYIKGYLELYKFFTAMGTVFGFVSSDIKSKIDILEELRKMEMEKYFSVKTMMMHERDSDLLEKKNFVSGSRTLLRLHRGLDFLRDFLRRLSELDGEENTCAACRTAYNETLAHFHPWLIQKGAVMAMYAMPTKNNLLNKVCADPEKAVLILPDMLQVTDQVYDRVHELYTVHDLHSLP